TTGGCAATATAATTTGCTTTTTTGATTTCTGCTTTATTGATTTCAGGTAATCCATAAACGAAATCTTTTCCTTCGAAATGCGCATCTTTATTCAATCTGAAATCATTTCCTAAATCAATGATTTTAGTATGACTTGCAAACTGATTTTCTTTCAAAAATGAAATCGATTTTCCGTGACCTAAACACAAGAAAACAACATTCACATTCGGATTGATTTCGGCTGTGAAATTCATTTCAATATCACCCATCAAATCGTGGTGCGCTACAGAAAGTGGTTTTCCGGCGTTTGTTGTACTGTAAACAAAATCGATGTTTACTTTTGGATGATACATTAAAATTCTGATGAGTTCTCCGGCCGTGTAGCCCGAACCACCAATAATTCCGACATTAATCATGGTCTAATTTGTTTACAGATGAGAAAATATTTTGAGCATTTCCTAAAATCTTAATAAATCCTTTCGCATCTTCAGATGTCCAGGCATTGTTCATTTCGCCATACTGACCGAAACCAGTGTTCATTAAATCATTTTCAGATTCGATTCCGTCAAGCGAAAAATGATATGGTTTTAATGAAACAGTCACAGTTCCATTAACTGTTTTTTGAGTGTCTTGAAGGAAAGTCTCGATGTTTCTCATAACAGGATCAAGGAACTGACCTTCGTGAAACAACATTCCGTACCAGTTTCCTAACTGTTCTTTCCAATATTGCTGCCATTTTCCTAAAGTATGTTTCTCTAATAAATGGTGTGCTTTGATGATAATTAACGGAGCAGCAGCTTCAAAACCAACTCTTCCTTTAATTCCGATAATCGTATCTCCAACGTGGATATCTCTTCCAATTGCGTAAGCGTTTGCTAATTTTTCAAGCGCTACAATATTGTTTGAAGGTTTATCTGTTTTTCCGTTTAAACCAACTAATTCTCCTTGTTCAAAATGAAGTGTCACTTTTTCTTCTCCATCTTTTTGTAATTGCGAAGGATAAGCTTCACTTGGCAATGGTTTTGTGGAAGTTAGAGTTTCTTTTCCTCCAACACTTGTTCCCCAAAGTCCTTTATTGATAGAATATTGCGCTTTTTCCCAAGAATAGCTTACGCCATTTTTTTGAAGGTATTCTACTTCTTCTTGTCTGGAAAGTTTTAAATCTCTGATTGGTGTAATGATTTCGATTTCCGGAGCGATAGTCTGGAAAATCAAATCGAAACGAATTTGGTCATTTCCTGCACCTGTACTTCCGTGTGCGATGGCACTTGCTCCCACTTTTTTAGCATATTTAATAGCTTCAATTGCCTGAAAAACACGTTCTGCACTTACTGATAACGGATATGTATTGTTTTTTAATACGTTTCCGAAAATCAAATATTTTATAGCTTTATCATAATATTTGTCTACGATTGTCAGGTTTGCGTGCTGCGCACTTCCTAATTCGTAAGCTCTTTTTTCTATTGCTGCTAATTCTTCTGCATCGAATCCTCCTGTGTCAACAAGAACAGTGTGAACTTCGTATCCTTTTTCATTTTTTAAATATTTCAAACAATACGAGGTATCTAATCCTCCGCTATAAGCTAATACTACTTTTTTCATTTTTTATAATTTAGGCTAATACTTTCGTATGCAGCAGTTGAGATTTTTTCTAATTAATTTGACTTAAACAAAGAATGACATTATTTTATTTAAGAATAAAGCCTGTTTGATTTTTTTAAGTCTGCTCAAAACAGCCTCGTTAAAAGGATGTCTCGGCGGATTTTTTTGTTTTTCTTTCGGATCATACAACATTCCGGTACAAAGGCACATTTTGTTTTCTTTGCTTTGTAAAATATGAAAGTTTGTACAAGTTTTACAGCCTGCCCAAAAACTTGGATCGGTTGTTAATTCTGAGAAAGGGACAGGTTTATAGCCAAGTTCAGAGTTAATTTTCATAACCGCCAAACCAGTTGTAATTCCAAATATTTTGGCATCCGGGAATCTTTTTAGGGAATAATCAAAAACTTTTGATTTTATCTTTTTTGCCAAACCTAAACTTCTGTAGTCCGGGTGTACAATTAAACCAGAATGTGCCACGAATTTTCCGTGTTCCCAGCTTTCGATATAACAAAAACCTGCAAATTTTCCATCGGCCAGAGCAATCATCGCATCACCATTCGACATTTTTTTCTGAATGTACTCAGGAGTTCTTTTAGCAATCCCTGTACCTCTCAACAAGGCAGATGATTCTATCGTATCGCAGATTTCTTGTGCGAATTTGAAGTGTTCTTCCTGGGTAACAACAATAGAGATCTTCATTTCAATAATTGAAGTTAGAGTTAAAAATTAAAAAATGTTGTTTAGTTTGAAATCCGGAACCGAATCCAATAAAAATAAGAAAAAATAAAGTAACATTCTCAAAATCAAAACATTGATTAAGAAAATCTACAAAATAATAAATACTTTTAGGATATGTTTGTCCAATGGACAAATTATGTGATTTCAAAATGAAAAAGGGATATGAATAAATATACGGCTATAAAACTCAGTGGATACTATAGGAATAGTGTCCGTACTTCGGGAGAAGTAATCGGTGAGTTTGTCCGTGACAAAGAAGTTATATGTAAACTTATTTTATTCATCGGTGCAAAAGTACATTATTTTTTTATTTACAAAACAAAAAATTAAAATTCTAACATTTTTTTTACGTTTTGTGAATATATAAAAAGATAAAACCCGATAATTATCTCTAATTATATGGTTCTAAAAGTATTACACTTTTAAAGTTTACTTTTTTGTAAACGGAATCACTTGTCCATTTCCTGTAAGTATCAAATCGAAACCAGTTTTTGCTTCGTTAAATTTAAGTTTTAAACCAGCTCTATGCGATTCGAATGTGTCTTTTTCGTTTGCAACAGGCTCTAATGCAAATTTTGGATAGTTTGGAAGTTCTGCATTTAAAGTACTATTTTTCTCTGTCAATTCAATTGTCAAAGGAGATTTTGCAGTACTATAGTTTCCAATATAAGGATCTAAAATAAGATCTTTTTCTATCTTACCTTTTCCCGCTGTCCAGATATTATTTGAAGTATTATTGTCTGGGAAAGCGTGATCAGGATCTAAAGTAATACTTTCGATTTCCTCAGTCGAATTATGTTTGAAAGACCAAGAATTATTTCTTTGCCAAATTTCTACAGGCAAATTGACTCTCGTTACTTTTCCGCTTTTTGTTTTAACCTCTAAAACAATCGGCATCGGCATTTTATCAAAATTTTCAACTGTAATGATTACTCCTTTCGCAGGATCATTTTTTACATATTTAATTGAGTTGATTCCCTGATCAAGTCTCCAATTGTTTATATACCAGCTTCTCCAGAACCAGCTTAAATCTTCTCCTGCAGCATTTTCCATACTTCTGAAAAAATCATCGGGCTGCGGATGTTTGTAAGCCCAGCGCTCAATATACTTTCGAAAAGCAGCATCAAAACGTTCTTTTCCCAGTATTTGTTCTCTTAAAATTACTAAACCTGCACTTGGTTTTATATAGCATAATATTCCGAAATTAGCTTCTTTCATATTGTCAGGAGAACTCATTACAGGTTCTAAACCACTACTTGTGAATGTTTCTGCCATTTTATGTAAATCTAAAGGATCTTCTCTATACTCACCATTATTAAATGCAGCCGAACTCAACGAATTAATAAAAGTATTAAAACCTTCATCCATCCAGCCAAATAAACGCTCATTAGAACCTACGATCATCGGAAACCATGTGTGCCCGAATTCATGATCGATTACACCCCATAAACCTTTTCCTTTTGACTTATATTCACAGAAAACAATTCCCGGATATTCCATTCCGCCTTCGTTACCCGCTACATTTGTGGCTGCCGGATAAGGATATTCAAACCATTGTTTCGAATAATGTTCGATAGATGCTTTTACATATTCCGTAGAACGTCCGTAAGCATCGTTTCCGTTACTTTCAACCGGATATGCTGATAGCGCCAATGATTTTTTACCGCTTGGCAAGTTGATTTTTGCCCCGTCTAAGATAAATGCGGGCGATGAAGCCCATGAAAAATCGCGTGAATTTTTGATTTGATAATGCCATGTTTTTTCTCCTGTTGCAGTTGCAGCGGCGTCTGCATTAACTTCACCAGCCGAACGAATTACAACAGTTTTGTCACTTTGAGAAGCTTCTTTATAACGTTTAAATTGTTCTGCAGTCAGTACTTCAGAACCATTTAATAATTCTCCTGAACCTACTACATAATGATTTGCAGGCGCAGTTATTTTTACATCAAAATTTCCATATTCCAGATAAAACTCCGAAGGGCCTAAATATGGCGCAGTATTCCAACCTCTTACATCATCATATACACACATGCGCGGATACCATTGTGCAATTGTAAAAATTTTACCGTTTTTAGTTTCCAAAATTCCCATTCTGTTTGATCCGTAAAAAGGAGCTATAAATGAGAATTCGATTTTGATTTTTACAGATCCTCCCTTTGAAGCCAGTTCTTCCGGAAGGAAAACCTGCATTCTTGTGTCTGAAATTATATATTTTGCAGTAGTTTCATTTTTGTTTTTTCCTGAAATTATTTTTACAGATTTTATTTTATTTCCACCATCAAAAACCTGTCCCTGTGCACCATTATGGCTTCCTGATAAAGGTATTATCGCATTTCCTCTGGAATCATCTTTAAATAAATTCTGATCTAAGTTTAACCAAAGAAATGATAATTTATCAGGACTATTGTTTGTGTATGTAATTTCGTCTGTACCAATAAGTTCATTAGTTGTTTCGTTTAATTTCACTATCAACTGATAATCTGCTCTATTCTGCCAGTAATCAGCTCCGGGCCGGCCATTTGCAGAACGCGTTGAAGTTCCGTTTTTAGTATATAAATTAGGTGCAAATGCATTATGATAATTATAATTATTAATTGGTATTATTTCTTTTGTTGTCGTTGTTTGTTGCGCACAAACAGAAGAAATTCCAATAAGGAAAGCCATTATAAGTAATGGTTTAAAGTATTTTTTCTTCATATTTTTTTGCTCTTGGTCTAGCAAATTAATGAAAAAAAGTCAAATACAGATAATACTTATATTTTTGATATTAAGATTCAAATAACATTGACATAGTATTTATAAAAAATAAAACCCGACAGCTTATAATAACTATCGGGTTCTATATAAATATCTAAAATTTAAATTTTATTTCTTCGTAAACGGAATTACCTGACCGTTTCCTAAGACAATCATGTCAAAACCTGTTTTAGCTTCATTAAATTTAAACTTTAAACCGGCTCCTCTGGATTCGAATGTATCTTTTTCGTTTGGAACAGGTTTTACCGCAAACTTAGGAAAATCTGTTATTTCTACGTTTAAAGTGCTGTTTTTCTCTGTAAATTCAATTGTAAGAGGCGCTCTGTTTGTAGCGAAAGTTCCTAAATATCCATCCAGAATAATGTCTTTTTCTATTTTGCCTTTTGCAGCTGTCCAAATATTATTTGAAGTATTATTGTCCGGGAAAACATGATCAGGATCTAATGTAATACTTTCGATTTCTTCTGTCGAATTGTGCTTGAAAGACCAGTCATTGTTACGCTGCCAGATTTCTACCGGAAGGTTTACTCTTGTTACTTTTCCGCTTTTTGTTTTAACATCTAAAACAATTGGCATTGGCATTTTATCAAAATTTTCAACTGTAATAATTACTCCTTTTGCAGGATCATTTTTTACATATTTAATAGAATTGATACCTTGGTCAAAACGCCAATTGTTTACGTACCAGCTTCTCCAGAACCAGCTTAAATCCTCGCCTGCCACATTTTCCATCGTTCTGAAAAAGTCGTCCGGCTGAGGGTGTTTGTATGCCCAGCGCTCGATGTACGTTCTAAAAGCATGATCAAAACGCTCTTTTCCTAAAACCTGCTCTCTTAAAATTACCAAACCGGCACTTGGTTTAAAGTAACATAACATTCCAATATTAGCTTCCTTCATATTATCAGGAGAACTCATAATCGTTTCAAGATCAGGTCTTGTAAATGGTTCAGCCTGTTCGTGTAAATCGGTTGCAGGTTCTTTGTACTCACCATTATTAAAAGCTGCTGTACTTAATGAATTGATAAAAGTATTGAATCCTTCATCCATCCATCCAAATAATCTTTCGTTTGAACCTACAATCATTGGGAACCAGATATGTCCAAATTCGTGATCTGTAACACCCCATAAATCTGCTCCTTTAGATTTCCATCCGCAGAAAACAATTCCAGGATATTCCATTCCGCCTTCGTTTCCTGCTACGTTTGTAGCTGCAGGATAAGGATATTCGAACCATTGTTTAGAATAGTGCTCAATTGATGCTTTTACATATTCGGTAGAACGCCCGTAAGCGCCCTGACCATCGCTTTCAACCGGATAAGCAGATAATGCAAGTGATTTTTTGCCGCTTGGAAGGTTAATTCTTGCACCGTCTAAGATAAAAGCAGGAGATGATGCCCAAGAAAAATCACGTGCATTTTTGATTTTATAATGCCATGTTTTTTCTGTTCCCGCATTTGCATTGGCTGTTGCTGCTACTTCTTGTGCAGAACGAATCATAACCGTTTTATCGCTGTTTAAAGCATCTTTATATTTTTTGAAATGATCTGCAGAGAACACTTCCTGACCGTTTACTAATTCTCCCGAAGCTACAACAAAATGATTTCCGGGAACGGTAAGTTTTACATCAAAATCTCCGTATTCTAAATAAAACTCAGAAGCACCTAAATAAGGAGCTGTGTTCCATCCTCTTACATCATCATACACACACATACGCGGGTACCATTGCGCTATTGTGAAGATTTTTCCGTTTTTAGTTTCTAAAACTCCCATTCTGTCTGACCCTTCAAACGGTGCAATGAATGAGAATTCGATTTTAATTTTTACAGAACCTCCTTTTGCTGCCAGTTCTTCCGGAAGGAAAACCTGCATTCTGGTATCTGTAACAATGTATTTTGCTTCAACTTCTGTTTTCTTTTTACCGATAATTACTTTTACCGATTTAATTTTGTTCCCGCCGTCAAAAACCTGACCCTGAGCTCCGTTACGGCTTCCTGTTAAAGGTACAACTGCATTTCCTCTTGAATCTTCTTTAAATAAATTCTGATCTAAATTCAGCCAAAGAAAACCTAGTTTATCCGGACTGTTATTTGTATAGGTAATTTCATCTGTACCAACAATTTCATTTGTTGTTCCGTTTAATTTTGCCGTAATCTGGTAATCAGCCCTGTTCTGCCAGTATTCTACCCCCGGCTGACCGCTTGCTGTACGGGTAGCAGTTCCGTTTTTTGTATAAAAATGCGGACCAAAGGCATCGTGATAATTGTAGTTGTTTACCGGATTCGCTGTTGGTGCTGACGGCGTTTGCTGCGCCCATACAGAGGAAATCCCAAAAAATAAAGCCGCGGTTAGTATGGCTTTTGCAGATTGCTTTTTCATATTTTTTAGCTGTTTATGTAGCAAATTAATGAAAAAAAAAGCTATTTAAAGAGAAATACCCAAGCTTAAATTTAATTTTAGCATAATTTTATCAATAAAATAAATTAAGCGTTTTTCTTAAAAAAATAAAAATTATTAAAATACCTTTACAGCAGCATTCAATACAAAATCTTTTTAATACTACTATTTTGAATACAACCATATCAAATTCAAGACTTAAAGCTTCCATAAAAAATGCGGG
This portion of the Flavobacterium gelatinilyticum genome encodes:
- a CDS encoding argininosuccinate synthase, translating into MKKVVLAYSGGLDTSYCLKYLKNEKGYEVHTVLVDTGGFDAEELAAIEKRAYELGSAQHANLTIVDKYYDKAIKYLIFGNVLKNNTYPLSVSAERVFQAIEAIKYAKKVGASAIAHGSTGAGNDQIRFDLIFQTIAPEIEIITPIRDLKLSRQEEVEYLQKNGVSYSWEKAQYSINKGLWGTSVGGKETLTSTKPLPSEAYPSQLQKDGEEKVTLHFEQGELVGLNGKTDKPSNNIVALEKLANAYAIGRDIHVGDTIIGIKGRVGFEAAAPLIIIKAHHLLEKHTLGKWQQYWKEQLGNWYGMLFHEGQFLDPVMRNIETFLQDTQKTVNGTVTVSLKPYHFSLDGIESENDLMNTGFGQYGEMNNAWTSEDAKGFIKILGNAQNIFSSVNKLDHD
- a CDS encoding M1 family metallopeptidase yields the protein MKKQSAKAILTAALFFGISSVWAQQTPSAPTANPVNNYNYHDAFGPHFYTKNGTATRTASGQPGVEYWQNRADYQITAKLNGTTNEIVGTDEITYTNNSPDKLGFLWLNLDQNLFKEDSRGNAVVPLTGSRNGAQGQVFDGGNKIKSVKVIIGKKKTEVEAKYIVTDTRMQVFLPEELAAKGGSVKIKIEFSFIAPFEGSDRMGVLETKNGKIFTIAQWYPRMCVYDDVRGWNTAPYLGASEFYLEYGDFDVKLTVPGNHFVVASGELVNGQEVFSADHFKKYKDALNSDKTVMIRSAQEVAATANANAGTEKTWHYKIKNARDFSWASSPAFILDGARINLPSGKKSLALSAYPVESDGQGAYGRSTEYVKASIEHYSKQWFEYPYPAATNVAGNEGGMEYPGIVFCGWKSKGADLWGVTDHEFGHIWFPMIVGSNERLFGWMDEGFNTFINSLSTAAFNNGEYKEPATDLHEQAEPFTRPDLETIMSSPDNMKEANIGMLCYFKPSAGLVILREQVLGKERFDHAFRTYIERWAYKHPQPDDFFRTMENVAGEDLSWFWRSWYVNNWRFDQGINSIKYVKNDPAKGVIITVENFDKMPMPIVLDVKTKSGKVTRVNLPVEIWQRNNDWSFKHNSTEEIESITLDPDHVFPDNNTSNNIWTAAKGKIEKDIILDGYLGTFATNRAPLTIEFTEKNSTLNVEITDFPKFAVKPVPNEKDTFESRGAGLKFKFNEAKTGFDMIVLGNGQVIPFTKK
- a CDS encoding GNAT family N-acetyltransferase, which produces MKISIVVTQEEHFKFAQEICDTIESSALLRGTGIAKRTPEYIQKKMSNGDAMIALADGKFAGFCYIESWEHGKFVAHSGLIVHPDYRSLGLAKKIKSKVFDYSLKRFPDAKIFGITTGLAVMKINSELGYKPVPFSELTTDPSFWAGCKTCTNFHILQSKENKMCLCTGMLYDPKEKQKNPPRHPFNEAVLSRLKKIKQALFLNKIMSFFV
- a CDS encoding M1 family metallopeptidase; this translates as MKKKYFKPLLIMAFLIGISSVCAQQTTTTKEIIPINNYNYHNAFAPNLYTKNGTSTRSANGRPGADYWQNRADYQLIVKLNETTNELIGTDEITYTNNSPDKLSFLWLNLDQNLFKDDSRGNAIIPLSGSHNGAQGQVFDGGNKIKSVKIISGKNKNETTAKYIISDTRMQVFLPEELASKGGSVKIKIEFSFIAPFYGSNRMGILETKNGKIFTIAQWYPRMCVYDDVRGWNTAPYLGPSEFYLEYGNFDVKITAPANHYVVGSGELLNGSEVLTAEQFKRYKEASQSDKTVVIRSAGEVNADAAATATGEKTWHYQIKNSRDFSWASSPAFILDGAKINLPSGKKSLALSAYPVESNGNDAYGRSTEYVKASIEHYSKQWFEYPYPAATNVAGNEGGMEYPGIVFCEYKSKGKGLWGVIDHEFGHTWFPMIVGSNERLFGWMDEGFNTFINSLSSAAFNNGEYREDPLDLHKMAETFTSSGLEPVMSSPDNMKEANFGILCYIKPSAGLVILREQILGKERFDAAFRKYIERWAYKHPQPDDFFRSMENAAGEDLSWFWRSWYINNWRLDQGINSIKYVKNDPAKGVIITVENFDKMPMPIVLEVKTKSGKVTRVNLPVEIWQRNNSWSFKHNSTEEIESITLDPDHAFPDNNTSNNIWTAGKGKIEKDLILDPYIGNYSTAKSPLTIELTEKNSTLNAELPNYPKFALEPVANEKDTFESHRAGLKLKFNEAKTGFDLILTGNGQVIPFTKK